The Oleiphilus messinensis DNA segment GTTTTTTAGGAACAATTAATAGATCAGGTGTTCTGCTGGGAAAATTTTTTTTCTGACAGAGGCTTGTCCAACTCGATTTTACAGTGCTAGCGTGAATTTGTGTGATTCCATTTTTGTTCGAATCTCAGAGTTAGCGGTATACCAAACCTTCAACGCAAACTGATCGACAAGTGAGTCTTAAACCTACTCTATGCTCTTGGTTGATCGTAGTCGAAAGGTCCTTTTTACCCGCTCGTTTTACAACTTTGTTCCACGATCTTTTTTTAGGTTTTGATGTTCAAGACTGAGGTCGGCAATCTTTACTTTGTGTCCGTTGTTTTCCACTTCTATTTTTTAAGCGTTTAATATCAGTTGATTTTATATCTCCGTATTCTCTTTTCGAGTAGTAATATTTAGCTTCGATAACACCAACGGGAAACTTGTTTGACGGTTCGCCGGAACTCTATTTCCTTCAGCATAGTAGCTGCGGAAAAAAGATAGCGTCGGTATCGAAATTATCAGGGGACAATAAATTTCGTAGTCACTAGTTTAAAGCGGTATTGGCAATGAGAGGTCGTCAGGAAGTTGCGAAAACATCCGCAGCCAGAGCTTGCTCCTCAACTAACTCTTGATACTGATAAAAAGTGTCTTGAGAAACGCCCATGATCTAGCAGGCTTTTGAAACGTTATTGAGCTCTTCTGCCAAATTTAATAATCCGGCTTTGTGTTTAATGATTGGGTTGTTAGTTTTTAGCATGAGAGTTACCTTTTGTTTTGAAATAATGATTCGACACCTTTATCAAAACGGTAACTCTCACTTTTTCAAAAAGAGGTGTCAGATTAAGTTGAGATTAATTCATATAAATCTTAACACCAGGCGATTTTGTCGTACCTTAATTACCAAGCGATTTTGTCGTAACCAATAATTACCAAGGGAAATTGACGGTTCATTTTTAGCCGTGTTTCTTGAATGTGTGTTTGAGCATTTGAGGAACGGGAAGGATTATTAAAATAAACTCCAAAGCTCAATTGACAGTTGATGTCATAGCCAAGGTCGCTGAAGGCAAAATCTCTCTTGCCAATGCCAGCAAACTCCTCAATAAGTCCAAACGCACGGTTGAACGCTATTTGCAGAAATATCGAAAGGTCGGTATTCAGTTTGTGATCCATGGCAATACGGGTCATGAGCCCACAAATAAAACCTCTTCTGCAGTGAAACAACAGGTGAAAACCTTAATTCGTGATAAGTACTTCGACCTTAATCTCATTCATTTAGGCGAGATGCTTGAATCCAATGAACAGATCGTTGTAAGGCGAGAAACACTGAGAAAGTGGGCGCATGAGATCCATCACGTGAAGCGTTCCAAACGCCGGCGTAAACGAGTGCATAAACATCGAGAGCGTATGGAAGCGCCCGGTTTGTTGTTACAGATGGACGGGAGCAATCATCGCTGGTTTGGGAATAACAAGTCCTGCCTGATCGCTGTTATAGATGATTCCACCAGTGACATCCACGCTCAGTTCTTCAAATCAGAAACCACTGATGGTTGTTTAAAAGTCATGCGGAGCGTGATTGAAAAACATGGCCTGTTTAAGGCCTTGTATGTAGATAGAGCTGGCATTTTTGGTGGGCCAAAACGATGTAATTTTTCTCAAATGCAACGGGCGTGTGATGAATTAGGTATCGAGATCATCTTTGCCAATTCACCACAAGGTAAGGGGCGCATCGAACGTGCTTTTGATACGCTACAAGACCGCCTTATTCCAGAGCTTAGACTCAATGGCATTACCGATATGGTGAGCGCAAACAGCTATCTGCAACACGTTTTTATCCCACAGTTTTGGCGCCGGAATATTATGGTTAAAGCCCGACAAGGCACTTCTGAGTTCACGCCATTATCACCTGAAGTCAATTTCGATAATATTTGCATTACCAAAGAGTATCGAAAAATTCGCAATGACCATACTTTCAGTTATGGGAACCAATTCTACTTTATCGATTCGCCGATAAAGCATTCTATTGCACATCAGAAAATTGAAATCAGAAAGGCTAATCACGATCGTTTTGACGCATATTTCGCTGGCAGAAAATTAGCCATTTCACTTGTATCTGAGCCCACCAAACCCTCAATGGAAGAAATTGAAATACAGAAAAAGCTGGATGTATTGGCCCTGGCCGACAAGCTTGGTAATGTCTCAGAGGCATCTCGAGTAAGCGGTATTTCGAGAGATACCATCTACCGCCACCGACGTTTACTCCAACAAGGTGGTATTGATGCTCTCAAACGTCAGGAAACCCCCAATCTGCGGCACAAAAACAGAACAGATGAAGAGTTAGAAAAGCTAGTGATCGACTTCTCACTGCGCAATCCACATCTGGGCCAAGCCCAAGTGTCTCGGCAGTTAAAACAGAACTACTCAGCAGAAATCAGCCCGGCAGGCGTAAGGTAAATTTGGCTACGAGAAGAAATGAATACGGCAGCACTAAGACTCGCAAAAGTTCAACTACTGCCAAAATCAGCTTGAGATTAACGAATTGCTAGAGAGGAGAGTTGCACTCTGGTATGCTCACAACGACAAAATCGCTTGGTAATTATACCGTCAGTTTCCCCTGGTAATCACACTAATTCATATAAATCTGTTCATATAAATCGTGTCCTGCGTGGGCTGCTCTGAGTTTGCTACAAAAGAATAAGAGCAGGATGTTTTTCAAGATCGCATGAAACGCTAGGACCTGCTTTGTTGATAGATAACTTGAATGTAATTGGGCTATTTAAATACTAATTGCTTACAGGTTGAGATTATCGAATTCAAATTAAACAGGCCCTAATGATGTTCCCAACCCAATAGAATATGTATCTAAATAGTGTACCAAGCGTTAAATCGTATCTAATCGTTAAAATCATAAAACTGGACTTTGTCTTTCATATTCAATTTTTATGGCAACTCACCCAAAGAACCTAGTCACTCCCCCCCTCCACCTAAAAAGACATTCGATCACTATCCTTCAGATTGACCGAATTTTTCATATAGCATCAAGCTACCTGAGCCCTTTGATTCGTCAAACGGTGAAGATTGAGACTCATCTCGTTTCTAAAGGTATTCAAGTTAATTGAACACCAAAATTCCAATATTTCATATCATGCATTCCCGAATGCCTCAAAAACACATGACAACTCACAGTGTGATCGTTGCTTTTGGAAGTGCAAAGGCAACATATATAAATGTGAATAGTTATCTTCGGGCAAAATGATTAACGGTAATCTTCTCCTATTTTTAAAGTCGCTATCGTGGAATCTTGGCATAATGTTGCACGCCAAGGGTTAGTCTTCTTGCGTAACTTACCAAAAAAAGAAAAACCTAATCAGTGTCAGCTTAATAGTCTGATCTGTTTAAAATTGAATTGCGCGTTCTGAGGTTTGATCTTTGTGCCTCTGTCACTGAAATTACATCCGTCAGGTTATTGCGATCGTACAGTGTTGTCGCACAACCTCAGTAAACAGCAACTTAGATGATCGGGCGAAAACCGATAATTTCGAAAGGAGTGAGTCTGAATTTCGATTCTCCAAAGTAATTGTGTCCCTCGCCATTCATTTGGAATAACTAAACCATCCCTCCCTTCTCTTTAACTGATACTGCTTAGTTAAGGCCCAACAAACACTAAATCTCAATTGTCGATTTTCGAAAAGATTTCGGGAATAGAATGAGACAAACATACGTCCGTACTGGACAGAGGTTCGCTAATTCTTTTACAACACCTGTATAACCTTAAACGAGAGTTATCAGAAGAATGTTCCACGTGGAACATTTTTATTACCGTATACCAAAAATTAAGTAAAAAAATGATTGTCCGTAACATTGAACATACGAGAGGTTGAGGGTCAGGTTTGTCCATACCCGGGAAGCCGGTATTAAACGGATCCTATTAATCCGCAGATACTTCACAGTTAACTATGGCTATAATAATGGCCACATAAGACTTCAAGTCGGTATCGTTCTCTCCTTTGATATATTTACTAGAATTAACAGAGTGAATCTCGATCCCGATAAACTAATCCTATTGAATGCTTCGGTTTATCCTACCCAAAATGCAATTAGTTAAACTCAATACTAGTGGATTCCGTAACCTAGAAAATACACAGTTGGCGTTCACCCGAATAAACTTTTTCTTGGGTGTAAACGGATCGGGGAAGAGTTCCATTTTAGAAATGATTCAAGTATTGCTGTCAGGCAAGTCGTTTCGAGCAAATCAACTTGAGTCTTGTATTACCCATGACTTGAAAGTATTCACATTATACGGCGAAGCCAAAAGTAAAGAATCAGACGCACACTATAAAGTAGGGCTATCGAAGGAAAAAGATAAACTCAAGATACTGGTGGACGGAGAAAAAGTATTGAGCTTAGCAAGTCATGCAATTAACTTCCCCGTTATCGTTATCGATCCAACATCATTTTTGCTCATAACCGAAGGGCCTGAAGGTAGAAGGCGATTTATTGATTGGGGAGTGTTCCACGTGGAACATCAGTTCGCCAAGTTATGGAACCGATTGAAAAAAGTACTAAAACAAAGGAATGCTTTGCTCAGGCGTGGTAAAATTAGCCCTTCGGAGTTAAATGTTTGGGACCAGGAGTTTGTAAGACTATCAGAGCTGGTTAATGAAAAAAGGCGAAGCTATATCGAAGCGCTCGACCCTCTGCTGAATGAATACCTAAAACGCTTTAACATCAATACAGATAAAGTGAATTGTCATTTCTTTCAGGGTTGGGACGCTAAAAAACGACTATCCGATCTATTAGAAAGTGGTTTAGATACAGACGTTAAATACGGCTATACTAAGTTTGGCCCCCACAGAGCAGACATAAAGTTTTCTATTAAGGGTCAACCGATAGACCAA contains these protein-coding regions:
- the recF gene encoding DNA replication/repair protein RecF (All proteins in this family for which functions are known are DNA-binding proteins that assist the filamentation of RecA onto DNA for the initiation of recombination or recombinational repair.); the encoded protein is MQLVKLNTSGFRNLENTQLAFTRINFFLGVNGSGKSSILEMIQVLLSGKSFRANQLESCITHDLKVFTLYGEAKSKESDAHYKVGLSKEKDKLKILVDGEKVLSLASHAINFPVIVIDPTSFLLITEGPEGRRRFIDWGVFHVEHQFAKLWNRLKKVLKQRNALLRRGKISPSELNVWDQEFVRLSELVNEKRRSYIEALDPLLNEYLKRFNINTDKVNCHFFQGWDAKKRLSDLLESGLDTDVKYGYTKFGPHRADIKFSIKGQPIDQVLSRGQLKLFVCALKVAQIKLLAQLTGKRAIILLDDFTSELDQFNQDLVFSVLEKESEQLFITALDNSLVLRNLSTPNDNFKMFHVEHGKITIDNSPD